One window of Staphylococcus chromogenes genomic DNA carries:
- a CDS encoding gamma-glutamyltransferase, which yields MSIYNKKLLGVILIVMIIASVGFYYLNREEQVDKDQLYENKLASQDSNDNAIKSYGVSTNNEIARQVGNKIIKDGGNSADAAYGVAYTLAVTEPFAAGLGGEGTTLSYSGHKGDKPKVYDYNAVSSHYYKNGDQIGVPGFVSGMSHMHAKEGKMSEKEILNYVIPLAEDGFQVNTDLEKMLLKYSAIVDKKSPFVKDGKVVKAGDVVKQPNLANTLKTIRDNGADGFYKELGPKIAEQTNGNLDAQDFKDFKTKEKKPIATEYLGNQVYTSPNPTGGIFTLQSLKIDQMINGELSEDTPQSYVDGTVKARNVNFKNRYIVNDEKPIKQQKLNDAYLSNHAEEYKDIKNKFDLQGEANTAGSHFVVIDKDGKMISSTNTLNNFFGNGQYTEQGFFLNNALDRFSKSPSSDNKGGPNKTPRSYISPMIVVGENYHFGTGTPGGNKVPTLLQQTMSQYLRDKGSLQDIIEKPRFYNDGDTIYYENGMNEDNIKEFKKLGYKTQNSSDNPNYGSVQGAAYFNKDKKVETGQDVEVR from the coding sequence ATGAGTATTTACAATAAAAAATTACTCGGTGTGATTTTAATTGTCATGATTATCGCATCGGTAGGATTTTATTATCTTAATCGTGAGGAACAAGTCGATAAAGACCAATTATATGAAAATAAACTGGCATCTCAAGATTCTAACGATAACGCTATAAAATCATATGGCGTGTCGACAAACAACGAAATCGCAAGACAAGTCGGCAACAAAATTATTAAAGACGGCGGTAACTCAGCCGATGCCGCTTACGGTGTGGCTTACACATTAGCCGTGACAGAACCCTTTGCGGCAGGCTTAGGGGGCGAAGGAACAACCCTCTCATACTCTGGTCATAAAGGAGACAAACCAAAAGTCTATGATTATAATGCCGTTTCTTCTCACTATTACAAAAACGGAGACCAAATCGGGGTACCCGGCTTTGTAAGTGGGATGTCTCATATGCATGCGAAAGAAGGAAAAATGAGCGAGAAGGAAATTTTAAATTACGTCATTCCTCTTGCGGAAGATGGTTTCCAAGTCAATACAGATTTAGAAAAGATGTTGTTAAAATACAGCGCCATTGTCGATAAAAAATCACCTTTTGTCAAAGATGGCAAAGTCGTAAAAGCCGGTGACGTTGTAAAACAACCGAACTTGGCCAATACGTTAAAAACAATTCGCGATAACGGTGCAGACGGCTTTTACAAAGAGCTCGGTCCTAAAATCGCTGAACAAACAAATGGCAACTTAGACGCACAAGACTTCAAAGACTTTAAAACAAAAGAGAAAAAGCCGATTGCGACAGAATATTTAGGCAACCAAGTCTACACATCACCAAACCCAACCGGCGGTATTTTCACATTACAATCACTGAAAATCGATCAAATGATTAACGGTGAATTAAGCGAAGATACTCCACAATCTTATGTGGACGGTACTGTAAAAGCACGTAACGTGAACTTTAAAAACCGTTACATCGTCAATGACGAAAAACCGATTAAACAACAAAAACTGAACGATGCTTACCTTTCAAATCACGCAGAAGAATATAAAGACATTAAAAATAAATTTGATTTACAAGGTGAAGCCAATACAGCCGGTTCCCATTTCGTCGTTATTGATAAAGACGGCAAGATGATTAGCTCAACCAACACGTTGAATAATTTCTTTGGTAACGGTCAATATACCGAACAAGGCTTCTTCTTAAACAATGCACTTGATCGTTTCTCTAAGTCACCTTCAAGCGACAACAAAGGGGGTCCTAATAAAACCCCACGCTCTTACATCTCTCCTATGATTGTAGTAGGCGAAAATTACCACTTTGGTACAGGCACACCTGGCGGTAACAAAGTTCCAACGTTACTGCAACAAACAATGTCTCAGTATTTACGTGATAAAGGCTCACTCCAAGACATTATTGAAAAACCACGTTTTTATAACGATGGCGATACCATTTATTATGAAAATGGTATGAATGAAGACAACATTAAAGAGTTCAAAAAATTAGGTTATAAGACGCAGAACAGCTCAGATAATCCAAATTACGGTAGTGTCCAAGGAGCGGCTTACTTTAATAAAGATAAAAAAGTTGAAACCGGCCAAGACGTAGAAGTCAGATAA
- a CDS encoding CapA family protein yields the protein MSKKNKLNLEERILRNSKTQKKHNSLLMIFVTVIAIGLLVFFMLTTKTEEVNVFGKEDKGLHLTYLGNITLNENIRQNDLKNMFSAVSGIIKESDYATASLNVNNFAKDPKRNIDKNLKNINFLNHLDLSTINLTNNSVDLEQIKQITRQADAKHGYNFTTGNGSNPLNSKITNKTVHGKKVASVSFTDVSSKYMDPRKATTSIALEPKIFMPLVQRLKKDNDVVIVNVDWGIPDEPNVTNRQKQYGRALVDAGADVVVGHNTVVQKIENYKGSSIFYSLGNVTSDKFLSENKKGIAVQHTMNGDKNKFQITPIRTTGDQVTKDNMNAIEKQKFFNRISSPSVNLKETNGGYTYEN from the coding sequence ATGTCGAAAAAGAACAAATTAAATTTAGAAGAACGGATTCTCCGCAACTCTAAAACGCAAAAAAAGCACAATTCCTTATTGATGATTTTCGTGACAGTGATTGCCATTGGGTTGCTCGTCTTCTTTATGCTTACGACTAAAACTGAAGAAGTTAACGTCTTTGGTAAAGAAGATAAAGGCTTACACCTGACGTACCTCGGTAACATCACATTAAATGAAAATATTCGTCAAAACGACTTGAAAAATATGTTTAGCGCGGTCTCAGGCATTATTAAAGAAAGTGACTATGCCACAGCCAGCTTAAACGTTAACAACTTCGCAAAAGATCCAAAACGTAACATCGATAAAAACTTAAAAAATATTAATTTCTTAAACCATTTAGATCTAAGCACGATCAATTTAACAAACAACTCTGTGGACCTTGAACAAATCAAACAAATCACAAGACAAGCCGATGCCAAACATGGCTACAACTTCACAACAGGAAATGGGTCTAACCCATTAAACAGTAAAATCACAAATAAAACCGTTCATGGTAAAAAAGTGGCAAGTGTGTCGTTTACAGATGTCAGTTCAAAATACATGGACCCTCGTAAAGCCACAACGTCTATCGCCCTTGAACCTAAAATCTTTATGCCTCTCGTTCAAAGACTTAAAAAAGATAATGATGTGGTAATTGTCAATGTCGACTGGGGGATTCCTGATGAACCTAACGTGACGAACCGTCAAAAACAATACGGTCGTGCGCTCGTTGATGCGGGTGCCGATGTGGTGGTCGGTCATAATACGGTCGTTCAAAAAATCGAAAACTACAAAGGTTCAAGCATTTTTTACAGCTTAGGTAACGTGACTTCAGATAAATTCTTATCTGAAAACAAAAAAGGCATCGCTGTACAACATACAATGAATGGAGATAAAAACAAATTCCAAATCACTCCGATTCGTACGACTGGCGACCAAGTCACTAAAGACAATATGAACGCGATCGAAAAACAAAAATTCTTTAACCGTATTTCAAGCCCATCAGTTAATTTAAAAGAAACCAATGGAGGTTACACATATGAGAACTAA
- the pgsC gene encoding poly-gamma-glutamate biosynthesis protein PgsC: MIGSELYFSLFVGIVLSLIFAEKFGITPAGLVVPGYLALIFDQPIMLLSILVISCLTYFIVVHGVSRVAILYGRRKFAAMILTGMILKFLFDLIYPLTPFEIVQLSGIGIVIPGIIANTIQKQGTITTLASCMLLTGMTYIILFAYSFIK, from the coding sequence TTGATAGGTTCAGAGTTATATTTCTCGCTATTCGTAGGTATTGTATTAAGTTTAATCTTCGCCGAAAAATTTGGAATTACGCCTGCAGGACTGGTGGTTCCGGGTTACTTGGCTTTGATATTTGATCAGCCAATCATGTTGCTTTCAATTTTAGTGATTAGCTGTCTTACATATTTCATCGTTGTCCACGGTGTAAGTCGTGTCGCTATTTTATACGGACGTCGTAAATTCGCAGCGATGATTTTAACAGGGATGATTCTTAAATTCCTCTTTGATTTAATTTATCCACTCACCCCTTTTGAAATTGTGCAGCTTTCAGGGATTGGTATCGTTATTCCTGGTATCATCGCCAACACAATTCAAAAACAAGGGACAATCACAACACTCGCATCATGTATGTTGCTGACAGGTATGACTTATATCATTCTATTCGCTTATAGCTTTATTAAGTAA
- the pgsB gene encoding poly-gamma-glutamate synthase PgsB produces the protein MFLVIFFTALILVLAIREIYVHNKRINSIPVRININGIRGKSTITRLIYGILREDHMKVIGKTTGTDARMLYWYTDEEFPVVRKPQGPNIGEQRDILKIVNKEGAEAIVNECMAVNPDYQIIFQKQLLKANIGVIVNVMEDHMETLGPTLDDVAESFTATIPYNGKLVVMKDEYTDFFKKVADQRNTETIVVDKDDIDEALLRRFDYIVFPDNVAIALGVAKAVGIKEDRMIDGMLNAPPDSGAVRVKYFDKNNTQNVFVNAFAANEPKSTKAILQKVIDYKYPFKKIVIILNCRADRLDRTKLFAENFITNVEYDTLICVGKSTQAVTEAMKNERPDKKYLNFEGRPFSEVEQAIFEECHEALIFTVGNIHGTGKQVINLMEGLD, from the coding sequence TTGTTTTTGGTAATTTTCTTTACTGCTTTGATTTTAGTTTTGGCCATAAGAGAAATCTATGTCCATAACAAACGCATCAATAGTATTCCTGTTCGTATTAACATCAACGGGATACGTGGTAAGTCAACGATTACTCGATTGATTTACGGAATTTTACGAGAAGACCATATGAAGGTCATCGGTAAAACCACTGGAACAGATGCACGTATGCTTTACTGGTATACAGATGAAGAGTTTCCGGTTGTACGTAAACCTCAAGGTCCAAATATTGGGGAACAAAGGGATATTTTGAAAATAGTGAATAAGGAAGGCGCAGAAGCCATCGTCAATGAATGTATGGCTGTAAACCCTGACTATCAAATTATTTTCCAGAAACAACTATTAAAAGCCAATATAGGGGTCATCGTTAATGTTATGGAAGACCATATGGAAACATTAGGTCCCACCTTAGACGATGTGGCTGAATCATTTACCGCAACAATTCCTTATAATGGAAAACTTGTCGTCATGAAAGATGAATACACGGACTTTTTCAAAAAAGTTGCAGATCAACGCAATACAGAAACCATTGTCGTTGATAAAGATGACATTGATGAAGCGTTATTACGTCGCTTTGACTACATCGTCTTCCCAGACAACGTCGCCATTGCCTTAGGTGTTGCCAAAGCAGTAGGTATTAAAGAAGACAGAATGATTGATGGTATGTTGAATGCGCCGCCAGATAGTGGTGCTGTTCGCGTGAAGTACTTTGATAAAAATAATACGCAAAATGTCTTCGTCAACGCGTTTGCCGCAAATGAACCCAAATCAACAAAAGCAATTTTACAAAAAGTTATAGATTATAAATATCCATTCAAGAAGATTGTTATTATTTTAAACTGTCGTGCAGACAGACTCGATAGAACGAAATTGTTCGCAGAAAACTTCATTACAAATGTCGAATATGACACGCTCATTTGTGTCGGTAAGAGTACACAGGCTGTCACAGAAGCAATGAAAAATGAACGTCCTGATAAAAAATATTTAAACTTTGAAGGTCGTCCATTTAGTGAAGTAGAACAAGCGATTTTTGAAGAATGTCATGAAGCCTTAATTTTCACTGTCGGAAATATTCACGGCACAGGTAAACAAGTCATTAATTTAATGGAAGGGTTGGATTAA
- the sph gene encoding sphingomyelin phosphodiesterase: MIFCLLIFSFSAQAAASFPSLRITTHNVYFMPQALYPNWGQMQRADLIAEAPYIQNNDVIILNELFDRQATNQLQSRLCQEYPYQTPVLGNKDDRWDDAHGYIHNAKVSNGGVGIVSRYPIARQEQHIYAKGLGADAMAKKGFVYVKIIKQGQPIHIIGTHLQADNGGSSSAKDAEVRARQMAEIHQFIEEKHIPKNEMVLIGGDLNVQKGSQEYQDMLSNLNVSAPTYQGHNATWDTETNGIARYNYPDYAPQYLDYILVEKHHAKPSHWSNEARPVKSPQWSVTSWGKSYTYQDFSDHYPVIASNSQ, translated from the coding sequence ATGATTTTTTGTTTACTCATTTTTTCATTTTCTGCACAGGCAGCCGCTTCTTTTCCATCACTACGGATCACGACGCACAATGTTTATTTTATGCCTCAAGCGTTGTATCCGAATTGGGGGCAAATGCAACGTGCGGATCTTATTGCGGAAGCACCCTATATTCAAAATAATGACGTGATAATTTTGAACGAATTGTTCGATCGTCAAGCGACGAACCAACTCCAATCTCGTCTATGCCAGGAGTATCCTTACCAAACCCCTGTACTCGGTAATAAGGATGACCGCTGGGATGATGCGCACGGTTATATTCATAACGCTAAAGTATCAAATGGAGGTGTGGGTATTGTGAGTCGCTATCCAATTGCACGCCAAGAACAACATATTTATGCAAAAGGCCTTGGGGCTGATGCGATGGCGAAAAAAGGGTTTGTCTATGTCAAAATCATTAAACAAGGCCAACCTATCCATATCATTGGCACGCATCTTCAAGCGGATAACGGTGGAAGTTCGTCAGCGAAAGATGCCGAAGTACGGGCGCGTCAAATGGCAGAAATCCATCAATTCATCGAAGAAAAGCATATTCCTAAAAATGAGATGGTTCTCATTGGCGGTGACTTAAACGTGCAAAAAGGGTCACAAGAGTATCAAGACATGTTGTCCAATTTAAATGTATCTGCACCAACTTATCAAGGGCATAATGCGACATGGGATACAGAAACCAATGGGATTGCCCGCTATAATTACCCTGATTACGCACCGCAATATTTAGATTATATCCTCGTAGAAAAGCATCATGCCAAGCCTTCTCATTGGAGTAATGAAGCACGTCCTGTAAAATCGCCGCAATGGTCTGTGACGTCTTGGGGAAAATCGTATACCTACCAAGATTTTTCTGATCATTACCCTGTCATTGCTTCAAATTCTCAATAA
- the cls gene encoding cardiolipin synthase, with protein sequence MQLIFDPSVNLFYRLFLGSFFVINLVLAFFIIFMERDRREATSTWAWLLLLFVVPVLGFFLYLFFGRAVRLKSTKETGQEIEDARSRVMHQQQQFKKGTFQTDNPVVEKQSDLVQMMLTREASFLSENNHVHIFTDGHELFERMKEDLRNAKHYIHMEFYIINLDGLGTEVLEILKEKAREGLEVKLLYDAVGSKQLRKGKMKGLVEAGVSIEAFFHAKIIPFINFRVNNRNHRKNVVIDGDIGYVGGFNVGDEYLGLDKKLGYWRDTHLRIQGDGVDALQLSFIHDWNSQVDDSRKLDYDKKYFPTNARKDGRVAMQLGLSGPNNAWHQLEFAYMKMIMNAKESIYMHTPYFVPEIGYVNALRIAAKSGVEVNLIVPNKPDQPFVHWATLTIVAQLMYDGVNVYTYEKGFIHSKMMVIDGEVASVGSANMDQRSFQLNFEVNALIYNKNIAEQLIKAFEQDVKDSKKLTPERYESRSNWVKFKQSIAKLVSPIL encoded by the coding sequence ATGCAATTGATTTTTGATCCGAGCGTGAATTTGTTTTATCGGCTGTTTCTAGGCTCATTTTTTGTGATTAATTTAGTGCTCGCTTTTTTCATAATCTTTATGGAACGTGATCGCCGTGAAGCAACTTCCACGTGGGCATGGTTGTTATTACTATTTGTTGTGCCTGTACTCGGTTTTTTTCTATATTTATTCTTCGGACGGGCCGTCAGACTAAAAAGTACTAAAGAGACAGGGCAAGAGATTGAAGATGCGCGTTCACGCGTGATGCATCAGCAGCAACAATTTAAAAAGGGAACGTTTCAAACCGATAACCCTGTTGTGGAAAAACAATCAGATTTAGTGCAAATGATGTTGACGCGAGAAGCCTCATTTTTAAGTGAAAACAATCATGTTCATATTTTTACAGATGGCCATGAATTATTTGAACGTATGAAAGAGGATTTGCGTAATGCCAAACATTACATTCATATGGAATTTTACATTATCAACCTAGATGGATTAGGAACAGAAGTACTCGAAATATTAAAAGAAAAAGCACGTGAAGGATTAGAAGTAAAATTATTGTATGATGCAGTGGGGTCTAAACAACTGCGCAAAGGTAAAATGAAAGGACTCGTTGAAGCGGGTGTTTCTATTGAAGCCTTTTTCCATGCGAAGATTATCCCATTTATTAATTTCCGTGTGAATAACCGCAACCACCGTAAAAATGTCGTCATTGATGGAGATATTGGTTATGTCGGAGGCTTTAATGTTGGGGATGAATATTTAGGCTTAGATAAGAAACTAGGATACTGGCGTGATACGCACCTTCGTATTCAAGGGGACGGGGTGGATGCGCTTCAATTGAGTTTTATCCACGACTGGAACTCACAAGTGGACGATAGTAGAAAACTCGATTATGATAAAAAATATTTTCCAACGAATGCGCGTAAAGATGGCCGTGTGGCGATGCAACTTGGCTTGAGTGGTCCAAACAATGCTTGGCACCAATTGGAATTTGCGTATATGAAAATGATTATGAATGCGAAAGAATCTATCTATATGCATACGCCTTATTTTGTGCCAGAAATTGGCTATGTCAATGCGTTACGGATTGCCGCAAAATCTGGGGTCGAGGTGAATTTAATCGTCCCGAATAAGCCAGATCAACCGTTTGTCCATTGGGCAACGTTAACGATTGTGGCGCAATTAATGTATGATGGTGTTAATGTATATACGTATGAAAAAGGGTTTATCCATTCGAAAATGATGGTCATTGATGGCGAAGTGGCCTCTGTTGGATCTGCCAATATGGACCAACGGAGTTTTCAATTAAACTTTGAGGTGAATGCGTTGATTTATAATAAAAATATAGCGGAACAATTAATAAAAGCGTTTGAACAAGATGTGAAAGATTCGAAAAAATTGACGCCTGAACGTTATGAATCTCGTTCAAATTGGGTGAAATTTAAACAGTCTATCGCAAAATTAGTGTCACCAATTTTATAA
- a CDS encoding antibiotic biosynthesis monooxygenase family protein encodes MEILDVNKNYRIRFEDLVCIDKNNETKAYQPLDVIGNPIKESYVVLNYIKVLEGHSETFEQQCFEKDFYLEERDGFQGYYFLRLENDVDQYLIITLWQDVQYYEDWFASEGFQQAFREIIECDIVNCQLTYKISFYDETFKRAF; translated from the coding sequence ATGGAAATACTTGATGTGAATAAAAATTATCGTATTCGCTTTGAAGATTTAGTGTGCATTGATAAAAATAATGAAACGAAAGCGTACCAACCTTTGGATGTCATTGGCAATCCCATCAAAGAAAGTTATGTCGTGTTAAACTATATTAAAGTCTTAGAAGGACATTCTGAAACTTTTGAACAACAATGTTTCGAAAAAGATTTTTATTTAGAAGAGCGAGACGGCTTTCAAGGCTATTACTTTTTAAGATTAGAAAACGATGTTGATCAATATCTGATTATCACATTATGGCAAGATGTGCAATATTATGAGGATTGGTTTGCTTCTGAAGGTTTTCAACAAGCCTTTCGTGAAATTATAGAATGTGATATCGTCAATTGTCAATTAACATACAAAATTTCGTTTTATGATGAAACATTTAAACGAGCTTTTTGA
- a CDS encoding sensor histidine kinase, which yields MNKRFILKFAKYMSLYFIITTILTLIGFLLFTYLATKPSHINKLDDIELELYPPYSPQRVEVPNQILELAQQSNADVYVTKLNGDIAYPHNVKGNIKSRLIKNAYQSHSIRYKYGAEHYYFVYIYRSGENPVIKNENEIDTHMLLESIRTNGLNPYEFNIDDGHLKFYENSGIDRSDTTLIKKNTHTIYLSWIAIIIANILSILFISWMISRHLSQPLFFYSRWIQNLSVGKLHQPDAHIKNRDRTRKTYKELDDAIFTLNKQLVKDRFYHDQIQYYKTKWISQISHDLKSPLTSIYGFSKLVRGASEMDQQHLKLISEKADYIREVIDNLSAQFKFETEQMEYHRESFEIQNTVERVVSTIGFDKITVNFDFPYETTFYGNKLYFERLLFNLINNSLDHNAINPNIMIHFKLDQTHLTIDYKDDGKGLPSYKLDELIEKSYTSKKVKDEHGLGLSIIRDAVEFHQGDLTLVPSEKGAHFKIHLKAHTQEK from the coding sequence ATGAATAAACGCTTTATCCTTAAGTTTGCTAAGTATATGTCACTATATTTTATTATTACGACGATACTCACACTCATCGGTTTCTTACTGTTTACGTATTTGGCAACGAAACCCTCACACATCAACAAACTAGATGATATCGAGTTAGAGCTCTACCCGCCTTACTCTCCTCAACGTGTCGAGGTCCCTAATCAAATATTAGAACTTGCCCAACAAAGTAACGCAGACGTATACGTCACAAAACTCAATGGAGACATTGCGTATCCCCACAATGTTAAAGGCAATATTAAAAGCCGTCTAATCAAAAACGCCTACCAGTCCCACTCGATTCGTTATAAATATGGGGCTGAACATTATTATTTTGTCTATATTTATCGAAGTGGTGAAAATCCAGTCATTAAAAATGAGAATGAAATCGATACGCATATGTTACTAGAAAGTATTCGGACAAATGGATTAAACCCTTACGAATTCAACATCGATGACGGTCATTTGAAATTTTACGAAAATAGCGGTATCGATCGTTCTGATACGACATTAATTAAAAAGAATACGCATACGATTTACTTGAGTTGGATTGCGATTATTATCGCGAATATTCTCTCTATTCTCTTTATTTCATGGATGATTTCGCGACATTTATCGCAGCCGCTATTTTTCTATTCACGCTGGATTCAAAACTTAAGTGTCGGCAAACTTCATCAACCCGATGCGCATATTAAAAATCGTGACCGTACACGTAAAACATATAAAGAGTTAGATGATGCGATATTCACACTCAACAAACAACTTGTAAAAGATCGCTTTTATCATGATCAGATTCAATATTATAAAACAAAATGGATTTCTCAAATTTCTCATGATTTGAAATCTCCACTGACTTCGATTTATGGTTTTTCAAAACTCGTACGAGGCGCGAGTGAAATGGATCAACAACATCTAAAGCTCATTTCAGAGAAAGCCGATTACATTCGCGAAGTCATTGATAACCTAAGCGCCCAGTTCAAATTTGAAACCGAGCAAATGGAATATCACCGGGAAAGTTTTGAAATTCAAAATACTGTAGAGCGTGTTGTTTCCACGATTGGATTCGATAAAATCACGGTCAATTTTGATTTTCCATACGAAACGACGTTTTATGGCAATAAACTATACTTTGAACGTTTGTTATTTAACTTAATTAACAATAGCTTAGACCATAATGCCATCAATCCGAATATTATGATTCACTTCAAGCTCGACCAAACGCATCTAACAATTGATTACAAGGATGATGGAAAAGGATTACCTTCGTATAAGCTAGACGAATTAATCGAAAAATCCTACACATCTAAAAAAGTAAAAGATGAACATGGCCTCGGGCTCTCTATCATTCGAGACGCTGTCGAGTTCCATCAAGGTGATTTAACCCTAGTGCCATCTGAAAAAGGTGCTCACTTTAAAATTCACCTTAAAGCCCATACACAAGAAAAATAG
- a CDS encoding response regulator transcription factor, producing the protein MSNKILIIEDDLDIQALIHLSLTSQHIGEADCASTFNEALKYLQSHTYDVILLDLNLHSESGYELLNEVDQTQTKVLIVTAKDTSYDVYRGFEEGAVDYIKKPFDPMELAYRVKIHLKPKRDYMYQFKHLKVNFRTAEVWVQDEPANLTAREYDLLEYFISNPNRILSKEQLYAQVWGYETGVDDNTLMVHIRTLRKKVELTPNTPELIQTARGKGYIYRGLINE; encoded by the coding sequence ATGAGTAACAAAATTTTAATAATAGAAGACGACCTAGATATACAAGCATTAATCCACTTATCTCTGACCTCTCAACATATCGGTGAGGCAGATTGTGCGAGCACATTTAATGAAGCGCTTAAATATTTACAGTCGCACACCTATGACGTCATTTTATTAGATTTGAACTTACATTCAGAAAGTGGTTATGAGCTTTTAAACGAAGTCGACCAAACACAAACAAAAGTGTTAATCGTTACGGCGAAAGATACGAGTTACGATGTATATCGCGGTTTTGAAGAAGGCGCAGTCGATTATATCAAAAAACCCTTCGACCCTATGGAGCTCGCATATCGCGTGAAAATCCATTTAAAACCTAAACGCGATTATATGTATCAATTCAAACATTTAAAAGTGAATTTCCGTACCGCGGAAGTATGGGTACAAGACGAACCTGCCAATTTAACAGCGCGTGAATATGACTTATTAGAGTATTTCATTAGTAATCCGAACCGCATTTTAAGTAAAGAACAGTTATATGCGCAAGTTTGGGGTTATGAAACAGGCGTTGATGATAATACTTTAATGGTACATATACGTACACTGCGTAAAAAGGTTGAATTAACCCCTAACACGCCAGAATTGATTCAAACTGCACGTGGTAAGGGCTATATCTATAGAGGCCTAATCAATGAATAA
- a CDS encoding HoxN/HupN/NixA family nickel/cobalt transporter, translated as MKINRNLKSAVPYLSVVLALHIIGVGFLFFGGWQHPVLLGMGLIAYTLGLRHAFDADHIAAIDNTVRKLLEQRQNPTGVGFYFSLGHSSVVFLMAVLLGVAVNWAKTHLTTFQTTGGLIGTLVSGFFLILIGILNFVILIQLVQLFKKVRREHITSLELNELLDSRGLIMRFVRPLFKFITKSWHVYPLGFLFGLGFDTASEVSLLALSAGAAQQTLPLLGILSLPILFAAGMSLLDTLDGVVMTEAYHWAFDTPIRKIYYNITITSVSVIAALFIGVLEILQLIGEKQHWTSGFGGWIAQLDIGWLGYGLVIVFILAWLISMTIWKVFDIEGKGVK; from the coding sequence ATGAAAATTAATCGAAATCTTAAATCGGCAGTCCCTTATTTAAGTGTTGTCCTGGCTTTACACATTATCGGAGTCGGCTTTTTGTTTTTTGGGGGGTGGCAACATCCAGTGCTTTTAGGCATGGGCCTCATCGCCTATACCCTTGGTTTACGACATGCATTTGATGCCGATCACATTGCGGCGATTGACAATACCGTACGAAAATTATTAGAACAACGCCAAAATCCAACTGGCGTAGGTTTTTATTTCTCTTTAGGCCACTCCTCAGTCGTCTTTTTAATGGCTGTCTTACTCGGTGTGGCGGTCAATTGGGCGAAAACGCATTTAACCACCTTCCAAACAACGGGTGGTCTTATTGGCACGCTCGTTTCCGGATTTTTCCTAATATTAATTGGAATTTTGAATTTTGTCATTCTCATCCAATTGGTTCAGTTGTTTAAAAAGGTGCGACGTGAACATATTACCTCACTCGAATTAAATGAATTGTTAGATTCACGAGGGCTCATTATGCGATTTGTCCGCCCACTATTTAAATTTATTACGAAAAGTTGGCACGTGTATCCGCTTGGTTTTTTATTTGGCCTCGGGTTTGATACTGCGAGTGAAGTCTCATTACTTGCGCTTTCAGCAGGGGCAGCACAACAAACCCTTCCATTATTAGGGATTTTATCTTTACCGATCCTGTTTGCGGCAGGCATGAGTCTATTAGACACGCTCGATGGGGTCGTGATGACAGAAGCGTATCATTGGGCATTTGATACCCCGATACGCAAAATCTATTACAACATTACGATTACTTCTGTGTCAGTCATTGCGGCGTTATTTATCGGTGTATTAGAAATTCTCCAACTGATTGGTGAGAAACAACATTGGACGTCAGGTTTTGGAGGATGGATTGCCCAACTAGACATCGGTTGGTTAGGATACGGATTGGTCATTGTCTTCATACTGGCATGGCTGATTTCCATGACGATTTGGAAAGTCTTCGACATTGAAGGTAAAGGTGTAAAATAA